The following coding sequences lie in one Carassius carassius chromosome 1, fCarCar2.1, whole genome shotgun sequence genomic window:
- the LOC132122022 gene encoding serine/threonine-protein kinase pim-2-like, with the protein MPTMTSIRMPGHPKRLPMEIGLMLMANNGPTVSQIIKLLDWEDDTDHYVIIMERPVPCVDLFSFVKLCGGSLDEGKAQSIMWQVIEAAKTCCDRGVFHRDIKLQNLLVNQDTMEVKFIDFGCGAVMKKSAFKSFSGTRTYCPPEFEAKGRYHAKPTTVWTLGILLFVMVCGHFPTYLDLSLISENNWIRPILSYECCQLICDCLQPNPQKRLSLDKMHLHDWFEVTE; encoded by the exons ATGCCAACCATGACATCTATCAGAATG CCTGGTCATCCCAAACGTCTGCCAATGGAGATTGGCCTGATGCTCATGGCCAACAATGGACCCACCGTTTCCCAGATCATTAAGCTGCTTGACTGGGAGGATGACACAGATCACTACGTGATAATCATGGAGCGACCAGTGCCTTGCGtggatttgtttagttttgtgaaactctgtGGAGGAAGCCTTGATGAGGGCAAGGCACAAAGTATTATGTGGCAAGTCATTGAAGCCGCTAAAACTTGCTGTGATCGTGGCGTCTTCCATCGTGATATAAAACTACAAAATCTTCTGGTGAACCAGGACACCATGGAGGTCAAATTTATTGACTTCGGGTGCGGTGCAGTCATGAAGAAATCTGCCTTCAAATCCTTTAGTG GCACGAGAACGTACTGTCCACCTGAGTTTGAAGCCAAAGGCAGGTACCATGCAAAGCCGACCACAGTCTGGACTCTTGGGATTCTTCTGTTCGTAATGGTGTGCGGCCATTTTCCCACATACCTCGATCTGAGCTTGATCAGTGAGAACAACTGGATCAGACCTATCCTGTCATATG AATGCTGCCAGTTGATTTGTGATTGTCTGCAGCCTAATCCACAGAAGAGGCTCAGTCTGGACAAGATGCATCTCCACGACTGGTTTGAG GTCACAGAGTAA